A window of Natrinema versiforme contains these coding sequences:
- a CDS encoding PRC-barrel domain-containing protein: MDDIPQEITSLVGREVYSNNGVFVGEVEDLRLNVDGEAVTGLALANLNSELFADEARSGQGIIVPYRWVRAVGDVILINDVVERVRDPDEEEDELLA, encoded by the coding sequence ATGGACGACATTCCCCAAGAAATCACGTCTCTCGTCGGCCGCGAGGTCTACTCGAACAACGGCGTCTTCGTCGGCGAAGTGGAGGATCTCCGGCTGAACGTCGACGGCGAAGCCGTCACCGGACTGGCGCTCGCGAACCTGAACAGCGAACTGTTCGCCGACGAAGCCCGGAGCGGACAGGGTATCATCGTCCCCTACCGCTGGGTCCGTGCCGTCGGCGACGTGATCCTGATCAACGACGTGGTCGAGCGCGTTCGCGACCCCGACGAGGAAGAAGACGAACTGCTGGCCTGA